The Lycium barbarum isolate Lr01 chromosome 10, ASM1917538v2, whole genome shotgun sequence genome includes a region encoding these proteins:
- the LOC132612823 gene encoding uncharacterized protein LOC132612823 gives MGNSGGLVVVWKDDALKVDDIFVTTQGINSIIKVNNSNVQWFFSTIYASNNLADRKTLWDQLCTMSDNIRDTDKSLVGGDFNEILKASDKFGGNNINFNRDSKVADSPGPKKDIGIGKISFLKDLIDVLQIMPGSISTQMHILETMWCSHPNFNNMVGEHFEFSQDLTHYTDSFGMNLIQWNKEVFGSIFFKKKRLFARLEGIQKSQSYPYSTFLQNLEANLQDDYDDILRQKSEFWRLKSRISWLNEGDSNTKFFYISTLNRRRRNRILSLKDAVGNWIQDTKGIKENITNYYQNLFSTDPTTSPLLCATNPSIRGALTHEEKEILRTPLTIKEIKQAVFSFKSYKAPGPEGMHPFLYQKFWSTISNPLIDFCKKTFTTLNMDKQINHTYIFLIPKRDNTTMLKNF, from the exons ATGGGTAATTCTGGGGGCCTTGTTGTTGTGTGGAAGGATGATGCCTTAAAAGTGGATGACATCTTTGTTACCACCCAAGGAATCAATTCAATTATCAAGGTAAATAACTCTAATGTTCAATGGTTCTTTTCAACTATTTATGCTAGTAATAACCTTGCTGATAGAAAAACCCTTTGGGATCAACTTTGCACTATGTCAGACAATATTAGAGACACTGATAAATCGCTAGTGGGAGGGGACTTTAATGAAATTCTTAAGGCCTCTGATAAGTTTGGGGGAAATAATATTAACTTTAATAGG GATTCAAAGGTAGCAGATTCACCTGGACCAAAAAAAGATATAGGAATAGGCAAAATCTCATTCTTGAAAGACTTGATAGATGTTTTGCAAATAATGCCTGGATCAATCTCTACCCAGATGCATAT ATTAGAAACAATGTGGTGTAGCCACCCCAACTTTAATAATATGGTTGGGGAACACTTTGAATTCTCCCAAGACCTCACTCACTATACTGACTCCTTTGGGATGAACCTAATTCAGTGGAACAAGGAGGTGTTTGGTAGCATTTTCTTCAAAAAGAAAAGACTCTTTGCTAGATTAGAGGGTATCCAGAAGTCTCAAAGTTATCCTTATAGTACATTCCTCCAAAATCTAGAAGCCAACCTTCAGGATGATTATGATGATATTCTTAGACAAAAATCTGAATTTTGGAGACTTAAATCTAGAATATCTTGGCTTAATGAAGGCGACTCTAATACAAAATTCTTCTACATATCCACTCTTAATAGAAGAAGAAGGAATAGGATCCTTTCTCTCAAGGATGCAGTAGGGAATTGGATCCAAGATACTAAGGGCATTAAAGAGAACATCACTAATTATTATCAGAACCTTTTCAGTACTGATCCGACCACATCCCCTCTTCTATGTGCTACTAACCCTTCCATCAGAGGTGCTTTGACCCATGAGGAGAAAGAAATTCTTAGAACACCCTTGACCATTAAAGAAATTAAACAGGCAGTGTTCTCATTCAAATCCTATAAAGCACCAGGACCTGAAGGCATGCACCCTTTTTTGTACCAAAAATTCTGGTCAACCATTTCAAATCCCCTAATTGACTTTTGCAAGAAGACTTTCACCACTTTAAACATGGATAAGCAAATTAATCATACCTACATTTTCCTCATCCCTAAGCGTGATAATACTACTATGTTGAAGAATTTTTAG